Below is a genomic region from Candidatus Polarisedimenticolia bacterium.
CTCCTGCACAAAAAAAAACTCCTTTCTTCCTGGGATCGCTTCCTGATTCCCCTGCCGTTCGGGCGGGGGTGGTTCGTCTACGGGCCCCTGATTCGCGTGGCAAGGGACGCCTCGCCCGCGGATCTGGAGCAGGCCCGGCGGCGCCTCGAGTCGGAGCTCGAGCGGCTCACCGCCGAGGCGGATCTCATGGCCGCGGGAAGGCAGGCCGCGCCGTGACGCGTCCCCGGCGCCTCCTGCTGGTGGCGGGGGAGGCTTCCGGAGACCTTTACGGTGCCCGACTCATGCAGGCGCTGCGCTCGCGCGACGCCTCCCTGGCCTTCTCGGGGATCGGCGGCGAGCGCATGCGGGAAGAGGGGGCCACGCTGTTCGCCGACTCCCGCGAGCTGGCGGTGGTCGGCCTCGTGGAGGTGCTGTCCCATCTGCAGCCGATCCGCGCCGCCTACCGGGAGGCGTGCCGCATCCTGCGCGAGGAGCCACCCGATCTGGCCCTGCTGATCGACTATCCCGATTTCAACCTGCGCCTGGCGCGCGCGGCGCGCCGGGCCGGAGTGCCGGTGGCCTACTTCATCAGTCCCCAGGTCTGGGCCTGGCGCAAGTCACGCATCGATCTGATCGCGCGCTGCGTCGATCTGATGCTGGTCGTGCTCCCTTTCGAAACAGAGCTGTACCGGGCGCGCGGCGTTGGGGTCCGTTTCGTCGGACATCCTCTCCTGGACATCCTTCCCGCACCGATGGAGCCGGCGGTGGCACGGCGCGCCCTGGGCCTCGATCCGGGGGCGCGTGTCATCGGTCTGCTGCCGGGCAGTCGCCGCCGCGAGATCGCCTCGCACCTGACCGTCATGCTGCAAGCGGCCCGAATCCTGAAGGAGCGGATCGGCGAGTTCATCGGGCTGCTGCCGGTGGCGTCGACGCTGCGTCCCGGCGATCTTTCCGGTTTTCTGGGCGCCCGGCCCGGGCTTCCCGAGATCCGACTGATCGAGGGAAGACCGTGGGAGGCCCTCGGCGCCATGGACGCGGCGATGATAAAATCCGGAACCGCCACCCTGGAAGCCGCGCTGATGGGAGTGCCGATGATCATCGTGTATCGCACGAGCCCGATCACCTATGCGCTCGCCTCACTGCTGGCCGACGTGCCGCACGTCGGACTGGTGAACCTGGTGGCCGGAAAGCGGCTGGCACAAGAGCTGGTGCAGGGCGATTTCCGGGCCAGGGATCTGGCGGAGGCGATGGTGGCGCTGATGTCGGATCGCCCGCGGCGCGAGGCGATGCGAAGCGAGATGATCGCGCTGCGCGAGCGGCTGGGGGAGCGCGGCTGCTTCACGCGCAGCGCCGAGGCCATCCTGGAGCTCTTGGCGGGACGCGCCGCGGCGGGGAGCCCGGCGTGATCCGCAGCATGACCGGCTTCGGGCGCGCCGACTCGGGCGGCGAGGGGACGCGGTTCGAGGTGGAGGTGCGCGGCGTCAACCATCGCTTCCTGGAGGTCCGCGTGCGCCTTCCGCAGGAGCTCTCCTCGCTCGAGCCGGAATTGCGGGAAGCGGTCGGTCGGCACGCGCGCCGCGGGCGCGTGGAGGTCTGGGTGGAGCAGATCCGCGTCGGCGAGCCCGAAGCGCGCGTCTGGATCAACCGGCAGGTGGCGGCCGGCTACCTGCAGGCCGCCGGCGATCTGGCGCGGGAATTCGAGCTCTCCGGCTCGCTGGAGCTGCCGGCGCTGCTCTCCCTGCCGGGCACGGTGCGCGTCGATTTCACCCGCCCCTCCGCCGGCGATGAAGAAAAGAACACACTGCTCACGGCCCTGCGGGGAGCCCTGCGCGATTTCGAGGCGGCCCGCATCGCGGAAGGCGGCAAGCTGGCCGAGGACTTGCGCGCGCGGCTGAGGGCCGTCGAGAGTGAGATGGCGCGGGTCGAGCAGGCCGCAGCGCGCAGCCAGAAGGAGACGCTCGAGAAGCTGCGCGCCCGGATGGCTTCGCTGCTGGAGGGGATCGGGCTCGATCCGACCCGGCTGGCCCAGGAAGCGGCCTACCTGGCCGGGCGCAGCGACATCGCCGAGGAGCTGGTTCGCCTCGCCGCCCACGTGGGAAAGTTCCACGAGCTCCTGCGTTCGGCGGACGGTCCGGTCGGCAAGTCGCTCGATTTCCTGGTCCAGGAGATGCACCGCGAGGTGAATACCATCGCCTCGAAATCGGAGACCCTCGAGATCTCGCAGAGCGCCCTGGCGATGAAGGCCGAGGTCGAGAGGATTCGCGAGCAGGTCCAGAACCTTGAGTAGGAACGGGGATAGCACCAGGACCCGGCGCTCGGGCAAGCGCGTCCCGCCGCGTCCGCACGGCGTGATGCTCGTGCTGTCAGGTCCCAGCGGAGTGGGGAAATCGACCTTGTGCCGGCGGCTCATGCGATCGCTGCCCGATCTGGTCTTCTCGGTTTCCTACACCACGCGGTCGCCGCGCCCGGGCGAGAAGGAGGGCAGGGAATACCATTTCGTCCCCACGGCGACCTTCCGTCGCCTGCTCGAGAAAGGGCGTCTGCTGGAGTGGGCGCGCGTGGACGGCGAGCTGTACGGGACTTCCCGTCAGCAGGTGGAGCGGTCGCTGCGCGAGGGCGCCGACGTGCTGCTGGACGTCGACTCCCAGGGGGCCGACCAGCTGCGCCGCGCCTCGGGGCAGGCCGTGCTGATCTTCCTGATGCCCCCCGGCCCGGCCGCGCTGCGGGCACGGCACCGGCAGCGCGGGACCGCGGAGGCGGTGCGCCGCCGCCGTCTGGCACTGGCGCGCCGCGAGGTGCGCAGCGCGGGAAGGTATGATTATCTGGTGTTCAATGATCGTCTCGATGGCGCCCTGGAGGAGCTGAAAGGCATCGTCCTGGCCGAGCGCTGTCGCACGCAACGGCAGATTCCGCGCGCCCGGAGGATCCTGCGGGCCTTCCGCAACGGCACCGGCGCATCCCCGAAAGGAGCCTGACCCGATGGAGACCCAAGCCGTGGAAAACAAGTTCAAGTTCATCAGCATCGCCGCCGCCCGCTGCCAGCAGCTGCAGCGCGGCGCGCGCCCGCGCGTGGATCCGCGCGCCCGCAAGGCCACGACGGTGGCGCAGGAAGAGGTGCGTCAGGGGCTGGTCGCGGCGCGCGAGCCGGAGCCCGTCCTCGAATCGCCGCTGTCGCCGGAATCGATCGATGCCCCCGAAGGGACGGATGTCGGCTGATCCGGCGCGCGAGATCGCGCTGGGGATCAGCGGCGGCATCGGCGCCTACAAGATCCCCGAGCTGATCCGCCTGCTGGCCCGCGCGCAGGTCCAGGTCACGCCGATTCTCACGCGCAACGCGGAAGCCTTCGTGACCCCCCTGACGTTGCAGACGGTCAGCGGGCGGGAGGTGATCCGCGACCTCTACGATCTGTCGGCGGGCGCCGACGTGGAGCACATCGCCCTGTCGCGCCGCATCGGCCTGCTCCTCGTGGCCCCGGCCACCGCGGCGACGCTGGCGCGCCTGGCGCACGGCGAGGCTTCCGACTTCCTGTCCACCTTCTTCCTGGCGGTTCCTTGCCCGGTGCTCGTGGCCCCCTCGATGAACACCCGCATGCTCCTGCATCCCGCAACGCAGGCGAACCTGGATCTCCTGCGCCGCCGCGGTGTGCGCATCCTGGAGCCGGGAGTAGGGGAGCTGGCGTGCGGCGAGGAAGGAAGCGGCAGGCTGCCCGATCTTCCGCTCATCGTCTCGGAAGTACTCAGGCATTTGGACCGGCGCGCCGCCTGGTCAAAGGAAACCGTCCTCGTCACCGCCGGGCCGACGCGCGAGTATCTCGATCCGGCGCGCGTCCTGACCAACCCTTCCACCGGAAAGATGGGCTTCGCCGTGGCCGAGGAGGCGCTGCGCCGCGGCGCGAAAGTGATCCTGGTGGCCGGGCCGACGCATCTCCCGGCGCCCTGGGGCGCCGAGTGCGTGCGCGTCGAGACGACCGAAGCGATGCGCGCCGCGGTGATGGAGGCGCTGCCGCGCTGCAGCTTGGTGATCAAGGCGGCGGCGCCGGCGGATTTTCGTCCTGCCGCGGCAGCGGCCGACAAGGCTCCGAAGCAGAGCCTCAAGCGAATCGATCTGGTCCCTACCCCCGACATCCTCGCCGAGATTGCCTCCCACAAAGACGGTCGCTTCATCGTCGGGTTTGCCGCCGGAACGGGCGATTTCCTGGAATCGGCCCGGCGAAAGCTGGCGGAAAAGCACCTCGATCTGGTGGTCGCGAACCGGGTGGACGTGCCGGGCTCCGGCTTCGCCTCCGAGGACAACCAGGTCGTGATCGTCACTCCCGACGGTGGGGAAGAGTCCTGGCCGTCGATGTCGAAGCGGGAAGTTGCGGCGCGGCTGCTGGACCGCGTCGAAGCGCTGCGGGGGATGTCTTGATCGATCCACGCGGCCAGCTGCGCGAGCGCTTGCGGTTCCTGCAGGAATCGGGAGTCTGGGCGATTCGGCGGGTCCCCGTCCCCTCGCCGGGAGCCTTCGTGCCGCCGGCGAGGCCTTCCCCGACACTCTCCGTCGCCTCCGATCGCGATCCGGAGGCGGAGCTGGCCGATCTGCGGGTGGAGATCGGCGATTGCCGCCGCTGCCGGCTCAGCGAGAAGCGGACCCAGGTGGTATTCGGGACCGGCAGTCCCCGCGCCCGACTGATGTTCGTGGGAGAAGGGCCGGGTTATGAGGAAGATCGCCAGGGTCTGCCGTTCGTCGGTCGCGCCGGGCAGCTTCTGAACCGGATCCTGCAGGCCATGGGGATGTCCCGCGAGGAGGTTTACATCGCCAACATCGTGAAGTGCCGGCCCCCCGAGAACCGCACGCCGCTTCCCGATGAATGCGACACCTGCTCTCCCTTTCTGTTCCGCCAGATCGCCATCCTGCGGCCGCGCGTAATCTGCGCCCTGGGGAGCGTGGCGGTACAGACGCTCCTGAAGACCTCCAGCTCGATAAGCCGCCTGCGGGGAGAGTTCCGGACCCTGGAGGACGGCACGCCGGTAATGCCCACCTTCCATCCCGCCTACCTGCTGCGCAACCCCGAGAAGAAGAAAGAGGTCTGGGAGGACATGAAGAAGGTCCTGGCGCTGCTCGCCGAATCCTCCTCGAGGTGATGGCGCCCGATCCCGCCGCAGAAGGCGTCGCCCAGGTGGCGTTGCCGGTCGCCCTCGACACCCCCCTGTCCTACCGCGTTCCCGCCCGTCTCGCCGGCCGGGTTCGACCGGGATCGAGGGTGCTTGTTTCATTGGGGGAGAAGGCGAAAGTCGGGATCGTCGTCGCGCTGGATCGGCCGGAAGAAGACGGCGGGCGGTTGAAGCCCGTCCTGGAGGCGCTCGACGAGCAGCCGCTGCTTGACCCGGTCTTGCTGGAGCTGACCCGCCGCGTCGCGGAGCATTACTTCACCCCCTGGGGACAGGTCCTGCAGGCGGCCCTGCCGCTGCAGCTGCAGGTGCGGCAGGTGCGGCGCCTGCGCCTCCTCGAGGAAGGTCGCCAGGTCCTGGAGCATCCCTTCGCCAACCCGCCTCCCGCGGCACGCCGCGTGCTGCAGCTCCTGGCGGCGGGAGAGATGAGCGAGGCGCGTTTCAAGCGTGCTCTTCCTCGAGCGCGCGAGGCGGTCCTGGAAGATATGCTGCGGCGCGGATGGATCGCCCGTGACGAAGAAACGCAG
It encodes:
- a CDS encoding uracil-DNA glycosylase, giving the protein MIDPRGQLRERLRFLQESGVWAIRRVPVPSPGAFVPPARPSPTLSVASDRDPEAELADLRVEIGDCRRCRLSEKRTQVVFGTGSPRARLMFVGEGPGYEEDRQGLPFVGRAGQLLNRILQAMGMSREEVYIANIVKCRPPENRTPLPDECDTCSPFLFRQIAILRPRVICALGSVAVQTLLKTSSSISRLRGEFRTLEDGTPVMPTFHPAYLLRNPEKKKEVWEDMKKVLALLAESSSR
- a CDS encoding DNA-directed RNA polymerase subunit omega; translated protein: METQAVENKFKFISIAAARCQQLQRGARPRVDPRARKATTVAQEEVRQGLVAAREPEPVLESPLSPESIDAPEGTDVG
- the gmk gene encoding guanylate kinase, translated to MSRNGDSTRTRRSGKRVPPRPHGVMLVLSGPSGVGKSTLCRRLMRSLPDLVFSVSYTTRSPRPGEKEGREYHFVPTATFRRLLEKGRLLEWARVDGELYGTSRQQVERSLREGADVLLDVDSQGADQLRRASGQAVLIFLMPPGPAALRARHRQRGTAEAVRRRRLALARREVRSAGRYDYLVFNDRLDGALEELKGIVLAERCRTQRQIPRARRILRAFRNGTGASPKGA
- a CDS encoding YicC/YloC family endoribonuclease, translated to MIRSMTGFGRADSGGEGTRFEVEVRGVNHRFLEVRVRLPQELSSLEPELREAVGRHARRGRVEVWVEQIRVGEPEARVWINRQVAAGYLQAAGDLAREFELSGSLELPALLSLPGTVRVDFTRPSAGDEEKNTLLTALRGALRDFEAARIAEGGKLAEDLRARLRAVESEMARVEQAAARSQKETLEKLRARMASLLEGIGLDPTRLAQEAAYLAGRSDIAEELVRLAAHVGKFHELLRSADGPVGKSLDFLVQEMHREVNTIASKSETLEISQSALAMKAEVERIREQVQNLE
- the lpxB gene encoding lipid-A-disaccharide synthase, with translation MTRPRRLLLVAGEASGDLYGARLMQALRSRDASLAFSGIGGERMREEGATLFADSRELAVVGLVEVLSHLQPIRAAYREACRILREEPPDLALLIDYPDFNLRLARAARRAGVPVAYFISPQVWAWRKSRIDLIARCVDLMLVVLPFETELYRARGVGVRFVGHPLLDILPAPMEPAVARRALGLDPGARVIGLLPGSRRREIASHLTVMLQAARILKERIGEFIGLLPVASTLRPGDLSGFLGARPGLPEIRLIEGRPWEALGAMDAAMIKSGTATLEAALMGVPMIIVYRTSPITYALASLLADVPHVGLVNLVAGKRLAQELVQGDFRARDLAEAMVALMSDRPRREAMRSEMIALRERLGERGCFTRSAEAILELLAGRAAAGSPA
- the coaBC gene encoding bifunctional phosphopantothenoylcysteine decarboxylase/phosphopantothenate--cysteine ligase CoaBC, with product MSADPAREIALGISGGIGAYKIPELIRLLARAQVQVTPILTRNAEAFVTPLTLQTVSGREVIRDLYDLSAGADVEHIALSRRIGLLLVAPATAATLARLAHGEASDFLSTFFLAVPCPVLVAPSMNTRMLLHPATQANLDLLRRRGVRILEPGVGELACGEEGSGRLPDLPLIVSEVLRHLDRRAAWSKETVLVTAGPTREYLDPARVLTNPSTGKMGFAVAEEALRRGAKVILVAGPTHLPAPWGAECVRVETTEAMRAAVMEALPRCSLVIKAAAPADFRPAAAAADKAPKQSLKRIDLVPTPDILAEIASHKDGRFIVGFAAGTGDFLESARRKLAEKHLDLVVANRVDVPGSGFASEDNQVVIVTPDGGEESWPSMSKREVAARLLDRVEALRGMS